A genomic window from Gossypium hirsutum isolate 1008001.06 chromosome D12, Gossypium_hirsutum_v2.1, whole genome shotgun sequence includes:
- the LOC121224295 gene encoding zinc finger protein KNUCKLES, translated as KSVQPPQNHSLPNPNLMPALCMWNPKAQAQPQAADDVSWEVRAFAEDIGNVLGTTWPPRSYTCSFCTREFRSAQALGGHMNVHRRDRARLRQTYPATSSILSATAISSSNLLIPTQHFPQSAGFWLLHHHDGVPTSQPMNACSIDSRSTLVSISPYPPPVMPPRFRHFSSLYYSNLNGGSNAGGISFRETSIEELDLELRLGHPPPTS; from the coding sequence AAGTCAGTTCAACCTCCACAAAATCATAGTCTGCCTAACCCTAACTTAATGCCTGCCTTGTGCATGTGGAACCCTAAGGCTCAAGCTCAACCTCAAGCTGCAGACGATGTATCCTGGGAGGTTAGGGCCTTTGCAGAGGACATAGGTAATGTTTTGGGCACAACTTGGCCGCCAAGGTCTTATACTTGCTCTTTCTGCACAAGGGAATTCCGTTCGGCTCAAGCCCTTGGAGGTCACATGAACGTGCACCGCCGTGACAGGGCTCGCCTTCGCCAAACGTACCCTGCAACTTCATCAATATTATCTGCTACTGCTATTTCCTCGTCTAACCTCTTAATCCCGACCCAACATTTCCCCCAGAGTGCCGGCTTTTGGCTCCTCCACCACCATGATGGGGTTCCCACTTCTCAACCTATGAATGCATGCTCCATCGATTCACGTTCCACCCTTGTCTCTATTTCACCATATCCCCCTCCGGTAATGCCTCCCAGGTTCCGTCATTTTTCTTCTCTCTATTACAGTAATCTTAATGGTGGGAGCAATGCTGGCGGCATCAGCTTCAGGGAAACATCCATTGAAGAGCTTGATCTAGAGCTTCGGCTAGGGCATCCACCACCAACATCTTGA
- the LOC121224296 gene encoding AT-hook motif nuclear-localized protein 23: protein MAGLDLGTASRYVHQLQRPDLHLQHQPEPEDQEGSNNRGGHYGSAAHNHDDDSHHHGLDLVNAANSGELGARRPRGRPPGSKNKPKPPVIITRESANTLRAHILEVGNGCDVFDCIANYARRRQRGICILSGSGTVTNVSIRQPSAAGAVVNLHGRFEILSLSGSFLPPPAPPGATSLTIFLAGGQGQVVGGSVVGELMTAGPVIVIASSFTNVAYERLPLEEDDQLQVQSGGAGNNMFADSGAGPGGLPFLNLPLNMQPNVQLPF, encoded by the coding sequence ATGGCCGGTCTTGATTTAGGCACTGCTTCTCGCTACGTTCATCAACTTCAAAGACCGGACCTTCACCTCCAACACCAACCTGAACCTGAAGACCAGGAAGGTTCAAACAACCGTGGAGGTCACTATGGCTCAGCTGCCCATAACCATGATGATGACTCTCACCACCACGGCTTAGACCTAGTCAACGCAGCCAACTCAGGTGAGCTTGGAGCCCGTAGGCCAAGGGGCCGTCCTCCAGGTTCCAAGAACAAACCAAAGCCTCCTGTCATCATCACACGGGAGAGCGCAAACACCCTCCGAGCTCACATTCTTGAAGTTGGGAACGGCTGTGATGTGTTTGATTGTATTGCCAACTACGCCCGGAGAAGGCAAAGGGGAATCTGTATATTGAGTGGGAGTGGTACGGTGACCAACGTCAGCATTAGGCAACCATCTGCTGCTGGAGCTGTGGTTAACCTTCATGGCAGATTTGAGATACTATCACTTTCAGGTTCTTTCTTGCCACCACCAGCTCCACCAGGTGCCACCAGTTTGACAATCTTCTTGGCAGGCGGGCAAGGCCAGGTTGTAGGAGGAAGTGTGGTTGGGGAACTCATGACGGCTGGACCTGTTATTGTTATAGCCTCATCGTTCACAAATGTTGCCTATGAAAGGCTGCCCTTGGAAGAGGATGACCAACTGCAGGTGCAAAGTGGCGGTGCTGGGAATAACATGTTTGCTGATTCGGGAGCTGGTCCTGGGGGTTTGCCTTTCTTAAACTTGCCACTTAATATGCAGCCTAATGTCCAGTTACCGTTTTGA
- the LOC121224297 gene encoding uncharacterized protein — protein sequence MDCLVLPVCLLGKRSMGSRLGYRRLTRELEPQVRVVVGKEKREFWVDPLVLEENPFRVLMETLKKGNGSHATREKKKKVIFVDVDAILFEHMLWLMNNDSSSLFQLDLHDIIDFYAQDY from the coding sequence ATGGATTGCTTGGTATTGCCTGTTTGCTTATTGGGAAAGCGCAGCATGGGATCACGGCTAGGCTACCGGCGTCTAACGCGCGAGTTGGAGCCACAAGTGAGGGTGGTGGTAGGGAAAGAGAAACGAGAATTTTGGGTGGACCCTTTGGTGTTAGAGGAGAATCCATTCCGGGTTTTGATGGAAACATTGAAGAAAGGGAATGGCAGCCATGCAACAagggagaagaaaaagaaggTGATATTCGTGGACGTGGATGCTATCTTGTTTGAGCACATGCTGTGGTTGATGAACAATGATTCTTCTTCTTTGTTTCAACTTGATCTCCACGATATTATTGACTTCTATGCTCAAGATTACTag
- the LOC121224298 gene encoding AT-hook motif nuclear-localized protein 13, producing the protein MEPREVQSPAGGLQVQQPQQMLMGHTSSSYPSNSGLISSNPTANNIPPSSTPCFPFNSLSSPVPLQRHQQQQQQQQQQQPKPLDSLNSVGFDGSPQFRYNTEPAAMKKKRGRPRKYAPDGNIALLQLAPTTPIASNSANHGDGDSVGLGSNSGVAGGGAVSEPPAKRNRGRPPGSSKRQMDALGGVGGVGFTPHVITVEAGEDIASKVMAFSQQGPRTVCILSANGAISNVTLRQPAMSGGTVTYEGRFEIISLSGSFLLSENNGSHSRSGGLSVSLAGSDGRVLGGGVAGMLHAASPVQVIVGSFIADGKKQSQDASKTGPSSMLTSSMLNFGAPELTGSPPSQGGSSESSDENGGSPLNRGSGFYGNSASSIHNNNMQMYQLWTDHTQQ; encoded by the exons ATGGAACCCAGAGAAGTACAAAGTCCGGCAGGAGGATTACAGGTACAACAACCTCAACAGATGCTAATGGGACACACATCTTCGTCGTATCCTTCGAACTCCGGCTTAATCAGTTCTAATCCAACGGCTAACAACATCCCTCCTTCTTCCACTCCTTGTTTCCCTTTCAACTCACTGTCTTCGCCGGTGCCGCTGCAGCGTcatcagcagcagcagcagcaacaacagCAACAGCAGCCCAAACCGTTGGATTCTTTGAATTCCGTTGGCTTTGATGGATCGCCGCAGTTCCGGTACAACACGGAACCGGCGGCCATGAAGAAGAAGCGAGGTAGGCCTAGAAAGTATGCTCCTGATGGTAACATTGCACTTTTACAATTGGCACCGACCACTCCAATTGCTTCTAACTCCGCGAATCATGGCGATGGTGATTCTGTCGGTTTGGGAAGTAATAGTGGCGTTGCTGGTGGTGGTGCTGTGTCGGAACCGCCGGCTAAAAGGAACCGTGGAAGGCCACCGGGTTCTAGCAAGAGACAGATGGATGCATTAG GAGGAGTTGGAGGAGTGGGGTTTACTCCTCATGTGATCACCGTCGAAGCCGGTGAG GACATAGCATCAAAGGTTATGGCTTTTTCACAGCAAGGACCACGCACAGTCTGTATTCTCTCTGCAAATGGTGCCATCTCTAATGTTACACTCCGCCAACCTGCAATGTCTGGTGGTACAGTGACATACGAg GGACGCTTTGAAATTATTTCTTTATCAGGTTCCTTCTTGCTTTCTGAAAATAATGGTAGTCACAGCAGGAGTGGTGGTTTAAGTGTCTCATTGGCTGGATCTGATGGTCGAGTATTAGGTGGTGGAGTTGCAGGGATGCTACACGCAGCATCACCAGTTCAG GTCATTGTTGGCAGCTTTATTGCTGATGGGAAAAAACAGAGCCAAGATGCTTCCAAAACAGGACCTTCGTCCATGCTAACATCAAGTATGCTAAATTTCGGAGCTCCAGAGTTGACAGGGAGTCCTCCTTCGCAAGGTGGCTCAAGTGAGTCGTCTGATGAGAATGGTGGTAGCCCTCTTAATCGAGGGTCTGGGTTCTACGGTAACTCTGCTTCGTCTATTCATAATAACAATATGCAAATGTACCAACTTTGGACTGACCACACTCAACAATGA